Proteins co-encoded in one Leptodactylus fuscus isolate aLepFus1 chromosome 4, aLepFus1.hap2, whole genome shotgun sequence genomic window:
- the PDK4 gene encoding pyruvate dehydrogenase kinase, isozyme 4: MKFARFLLKNAALANAPKQIERFSRFSPSPLSMKQFIDFGSANGCEKTSFAFLRQELPVRLANIMRELYILPDPLLGTPSVQLVQSWYVQSLMELIEFVEKNPEDQRVLSDFTETLVNIRNRHNNVVPTMAQGVIEYKEAFGVDPVTNQNVQYFLDRFYMSRISIRMLINQHTLLFDGGTNPAHPKHIGSIDPNCDVVEVVHDAFENSKMLCDQYYLASPEVIIKQTNGKAPGQPINMVYVPSHLYHMLFELFKNAMRATVENHETSPSLPPIKVNVVLGHEDLTIKISDNGGGVPLRKIERLFSYMYSTAPRPMMDNSRNAPLAGFGYGLPISRLYAKYFQGDLMLHSMEGFGTDAVIYLKALSSESVERLPVFNKSAWKHYKLCTEADDWCIPSSEPKNLAR; the protein is encoded by the exons ATGAAGTTTGCCAGGTTCCTGTTGAAAAATGCCGCTCTGGCCAACGCCCCCAAACAGATCGAGCGGTTCAGCCGGTTCTCGCCGTCGCCTCTGTCCATGAAGCAGTTCATTGACTTTG ggtCGGCCAATGGCTGTGAGAAGACGTCTTTTGCTTTCCTGCGTCAGGAGCTTCCCGTCCGGCTGGCGAATATCATGCGAGAGCTGTATATACTTCCTGATCCATTGCTGGGGACTCCATCAGTACAGCTTGTCCAGAGCTG GTATGTTCAGAGTTTGATGGAACTTATAGAATTTGTGGAGAAGAATCCAGAAGACCAGCGGGTATTATCTGA TTTTACAGAGACGCTGGTGAACATCCGGAATCGCCACAACAATGTGGTGCCCACCATGGCCCAGGGGGTGATTGAGTACAAGGAGGCCTTTGGCGTGGATCCCGTGACCAATCAGAACGTCCAGTACTTCCTGGACCGTTTCTACATGAGCCGCATTTCTATCAGGATGCTGATCAACCAGCACA CCCTTCTATTCGATGGCGGCACTAACCCCGCACACCCCAAACACATCGGGAGCATCGACCCCAACTGTGACGTCGTAGAAGTTGTACATG ACGCCTTCGAGAACTCCAAGATGCTGTGTGACCAGTATTACTTAGCTTCCCCCGAAGTTATAATAAAGCAGACGAATG GTAAAGCCCCTGGGCAGCCTATAAATATGGTCTACGTCCCTTCCCATCTCTACCATATGCTGTTCGAGCTCTTTAAG AACGCCATGCGGGCCACCGTGGAGAATCACGAGACCAGCCCGTCCCTCCCACCCATTAAAGTGAACGTTGTCCTGGGGCACGAAGACCTCACCATTAAG aTTTCGGATAATGGAGGAGGGGTACCTTTAAGAAAAATAGAGCGTCTCTTTAGTTATATGTATTCCACGGCTCCCCGACCCATGATGGACAATTCCCGTAATGCACCACTG GCTGGTTTCGGGTACGGCTTGCCAATTTCTAGACTTTATGCCAAGTACTTCCAGGGGGATCTAATGCTGCACTCCATGGAGGGTTTCGGGACCGACGCCGTCATTTACCTGAAG GCGCTATCCTCAGAATCCGTGGAACGACTACCGGTCTTCAACAAGTCCGCCTGGAAGCATTATAAGCTATGCACAGAGGCTGATGACTGGTGTATTCCCAGCAGTGAACCAAAGAACCTCGCCAGGTAG